One Manduca sexta isolate Smith_Timp_Sample1 chromosome 26, JHU_Msex_v1.0, whole genome shotgun sequence genomic region harbors:
- the LOC115442529 gene encoding eukaryotic translation initiation factor 3 subunit G — protein MPVADEIQSSWADEVEIDQGALPPPSEVVENGLKIVTEYKYDNDNKKVKIVRTYKIEKRVVSKSIAKRKTWSKFGDSANDKPGPNPATTNVSEDVFMQFITSKEESQRPDDGELDGLKPQTNSVIFKCRICQGDHMTLSCPFKHTQIAQAKATEAAKAAEAKSSTTNKYVAPYLRDGGAGRGTGREPPGARRDDVAAIRISNLSNFAVEADLEDLVKGFGPIQKLYLAKEKSTGHCKGFAYVHFKFRADAAKAIQTLNGYGYDHLILNVEWSKPPQNN, from the exons ATGCCGGTTGCTGATGAAATTCAGTCCTCTTGGGCTGACGAAGTAGAGATCGATCAAGGAGCTCTTCCACCACCTTCAGAAGTAGTCGAAAATGGATTGAAGATAGTAACTGAATACAAATATGATAATGACAACAAGAAGGTTAAAATTGTGCGCACATACAAAATTGAAAAGAGGGTGGTTTCAaag agTATTGCTAAACGCAAGACTTGGAGCAAGTTTGGTGACTCCGCCAATGATAAGCCTGGTCCCAATCCTGCCACAACCAATGTGTCTGAAGATGTTTTCATGCAGTTCATCACAAGCAAGGAGGAAAGCCAGCGTCCTGATGATGGTGAATTAGATGGCTTGAag ccACAAACCAATAGTGTGATCTTCAAGTGTCGTATTTGTCAAGGAGACCACATGACTCTGAGTTGCCCATTCAAGCACACTCAAATTGCTCAAGCGAAGGCCACCGAAGCTGCTAAAGCAGCAG agGCCAAATCCTCCACGACAAATAAATATGTGGCACCATATTTGCGAGATGGCGGTGCTGGTCGCGGAACGGGTCGTGAGCCGCCAGGCGCGCGTCGTGATGACGTTGCTGCCATAAGAATTTCCAATCTCAGTAACTTTGCTGTTGAAGCTGATCTTGAAGATCTTGTGAAAGGGTTTGGACCTATTCAGAAATTGTACCTTGCTAAGGAAAAG AGTACTGGACATTGCAAAGGGTTTGCCTATGTTCATTTCAAATTCCGTGCTGATGCTGCAAAAGCCATTCAAACTCTCAATGGATATGGTTATGACCATCTTATTCTGAATGTGGAATGGTCAAAACCCCCTCAAAATAACTAG
- the LOC115442532 gene encoding uncharacterized protein LOC115442532 produces MDVLERIYQNIRRHVVNLPVNVPKTVDYINKSVNSVKLPPFTRDNVLYYYLPLQGLVSYTTLSVSVMNPHLMVRLFPQRDVTDVLFLSAGGGAGLWLWARPHMAAAAPARRFSWAFLGGCLWPLGSIFLWAILRSSVGQKPMIGTVLGITTGAMLTNIALDYFHYVELMFCGELHLPEETYSPNSDDEKYDIDIN; encoded by the exons ATGGATGTCCTAGAAAGGATCTATCAGAATATAAGAAGACATGTAGTAAATCTGCCGGTAAATGTACCCAAAACTGTGGATTATATCAACAAATCAGTAAATAGTGTGAAATTACCGCCATTTACGAGGGATAATGTATTGTACTACTATTTACCTTTGCAAGGTCTAGTTAGTTACACAACTTTGTCAGTCAGTGTAATGAACCCACATTTAATGGTCAG ATTGTTTCCACAGCGAGATGTAACTGACGTGTTATTCTTGAGTGCTGGTGGTGGCGCCGGCTTGTGGCTGTGGGCAAGGCCACATATGGCCGCTGCTGCTCCGGCTCGTCGATTTTCGTGGGCATTCCTTGGTGGCTGCCTTTGGCCCTTGGGCTCTATATTCTTATGGGCTATTCTCAGAAGTTCGGTTGGGCAAAAACCCATGATAGGCACAGTACTTGGTATTACAACAGGGGCTATGCTTACTAATATTGCTTTAGATTACTTTCATTATGTTGAGCTTATGTTTTGTGGTGAATTGCATTTACCTGAAGAAACCTATAGCCCCAATAGTGATGATGAGAAGTATGacattgatattaattaa
- the LOC115442490 gene encoding probable tRNA N6-adenosine threonylcarbamoyltransferase, mitochondrial, with the protein MTIKGPRIFTNFIHILSKRRISSTENVCATRLYTSKILGIETSCDDTGCAIIDDSGRVLSDVLHSQNLIHLRNGGIIPDIAQDLHRTYIGPTVSKTLQQACLSMEDISAVAVTLKPGLPLSLAVGMKYAKHLARQYDKPIIPIHHMEAHALVARMEHDIVFPFLVLLISGGHCLLAIVKDVNNFQLLGESRDSAPGEVFDKVARRLKLKNIPEYSKLCGGEAIERAAMKSTDHSMFKLPLPLTDHKDCNFSFNGLKTSVLYHIHKKEKEHNIVADKLIPEVNELCASMLNAITKHLIHRTQRAMEFCQRNKLIPDNNKQFIVSGGVACNNYIYNCLKTLCEETEYSIFRPNPKLCTDNGLMIAWNGLEKWKKGLDITKDYKSLDIEACSPLGTTLIEEVAKAKIPIKLMKIKV; encoded by the coding sequence ATGACTATTAAGGGGCCTCGaatatttacgaattttatccaTATTTTAAGCAAAAGAAGGATATCAAGTACTGAAAATGTATGTGCAACAAGATTGTATACCAGTAAAATCCTGGGAATAGAAACCTCGTGTGATGACACCGGATGCGCTATTATAGACGACAGTGGCCGAGTTTTATCAGATGTTTTACATTCACAAAACCTTATTCATCTGCGAAATGGAGGTATCATACCTGATATAGCACAAGATCTCCATAGGACTTACATTGGGCCAACAGTTTCTAAAACTTTACAGCAGGCTTGTCTGTCTATGGAAGACATATCAGCTGTAGCCGTTACATTGAAACCTGGACTTCCCCTTAGCCTTGCTGTCGGTATGAAATATGCCAAACATTTGGCTCGACAATATGACAAACCCATTATACCCATTCATCACATGGAAGCACATGCCTTAGTTGCGAGAATGGAACATGACATAGTATTTCCATTCTTAGTTTTACTCATATCTGGCGGACACTGCCTTTTAGCAATTGTTAAGGATGTCAATAATTTCCAATTGTTAGGAGAGAGTAGAGATTCTGCTCCTGGAGAGGTTTTTGATAAGGTAGCTAGAAGATTGAAGTTAAAAAACATACCTGAATATTCTAAGTTGTGTGGAGGTGAGGCAATAGAACGAGCAGCAATGAAAAGTACAGATCACAGTATGTTTAAATTACCTTTACCATTGACTGATCATAAAGATTGTAACTTTAGTTTTAATGGTCTAAAAACATCAGTCTTGTACCATATtcacaaaaaagaaaaagaacaTAATATAGTAGCTGATAAATTAATACCAGAAGTGAATGAGTTATGTGCATCTATGCTAAATGCAATTACCAAACATTTAATACATAGAACTCAAAGAGCTATGGAATTTTGTCAAAGGAATAAACTTATTCCAGATAATAATAAACAGTTTATTGTGTCTGGTGGTGTGGCCTgcaataattatatctataactgtttaaaaacattatgtGAAGAAACTGAATATAGCATTTTCAGACCAAATCCCAAGCTGTGTACGGATAATGGGCTTATGATAGCATGGAATGGATTAGAAAAATGGAAGAAAGGTTTAGATATAACCAAAGACTATAAGTCTTTAGACATAGAAGCTTGTAGTCCCCTGGGTACAACTTTAATAGAAGAAGTAGCTAAAgcaaaaataccaataaaattaatgaagattaaagtttaa
- the LOC115442491 gene encoding cytochrome P450 302a1, mitochondrial yields MAQWCDTIRKRYPLTLPLFRINMYRLLNNYKCIACRKFIQRNYTMEVSHNVVQKEPQKESLLHLNDIPGPKCYPVIGTLHKYLPFIGDYDAEALDKIAWLNYRRYGCLVREVPGVNVIHVYDPDDIEAVFRQDDRFPARRSHLAMYHYRKNKPQVYNTGGILSTNGPEWWRLRSTFQKNFTSPQSVKAHVECTDDIAKEFVQWVHNRKFRCNEDFLIYLNRLNLEIIGAVAFNERFDSFSPQEQHSKSRSSKIIQAAFGSNSGVMKLDKGFLWKFFKTPLYRKLAQSQEYLEKVSTEILMKKMKFFESNESDNDKSLLSSFLQQPNIDQKDIIGMMVDILMAAIDTTSYTTSFALYHIARNPECQEKIFMEVESLLPEKDSSITPNVISKAVYTRSTIKESLRLNPVSVGIGRLLQKDIALKGYFIPKDTVIVTQNMVSCRLPQYVREPLLFKPERWLRGSSEYENIHPFLSLPFGFGPRSCIARRLAEQNMCIILIRLIRDFQIQWKGRELGIRTLLINKPDQPVTLSFVPRRL; encoded by the exons ATGGCTCAGTGGTGCGATACGATCCGTAAACGCTACCCGCTGACTTTGCCTCTGTTCCGTATTAATATGTacagattattaaataattacaaatgtattgCGTGCAGAAAATTTATACAGAGAAATTATACTATGGAAGTTTCGCACAATGTTGTACAAAAAGAACCACAAAAAGAAtctttattgcatttaaatgaTATTCCGGGACCAAAATGCTATCCTGTGATTGGAACTTTACACAAATATCTGCCATTCATtg GCGATTACGACGCTGAAGCTTTAGATAAAATTGCATGGCTAAACTATCGTCGGTATGGTTGTCTTGTTCGGGAAGTTCCTGGTGTAAATGTCATTCATGTTTACGATCCCGACGACATCGAAGCGGTGTTTCGACAAGATGATCGCTTCCCAGCGCGGAGGAGTCACCTCGCGATGTACCATTACCGGAAAAATAAGCCACAAGTCTACAATACTGGCGGGATTCTTTCTAC aAATGGACCAGAGTGGTGGAGGCTAAGAAGTACGTTTCAAAAAAATTTTACCAGTCCACAAAGTGTTAAAGCGCACGTGGAATGTACCGATGATATAGCAAAGGAATTTGTACAATGGGTTCATAATCGGAAATTCCGTTGCAATGaagactttttaatttatttaaatagattgaATTTAgaaa ttATAGGTGCAGTAGCTTTCAATGAACGTTTTGACAGTTTTTCCCCGCAAGAGCAACATTCAAAATCGCGTAGTAGCAAAATAATTCAGGCAGCATTTGGTTCAAATAGTGGTGTGATGAAGTTGGATAAAGGTTTTCTGTGGAAGTTTTTTAAAACACCACTCTACAGGAAATTAGCTCAGTCGCAGGAATATCTAGAAAA GGTGTCGACGGAAATACTTATGAAAAAAATGAAGTTTTTTGAATCGAATGAAAGCGATAACGATAAATCACTATTGAGCTCATTTTTGCAGCAGCCGAATATAGATCAAAAAGATATAATTGGTATGATGGTTGATATCTTAATGGCTGCCATAGATACA acATCATATACAACTAGTTTTGCCTTATATCATATTGCTCGTAATCCAGAATGtcaagagaaaatatttatggaagTAGAATCATTGCTTCCCGAAAAAGACTCAAGTATCACTCCCAATGTTATATCAAAAGCTGTGTACACACGGAGTACTATTAAGGAAAGTTTAAGATTAAATCCAGTATCCGTCGGAATTGGCAGATTACTTCAAAAAGACATTGCGCTAAAAggatattttataccaaaagaT acTGTAATAGTGACTCAGAATATGGTATCGTGTCGGCTGCCACAGTATGTTCGGGAGCCTCTACTGTTTAAACCGGAGCGATGGTTAAGAGGTTCCTctgaatatgaaaatattcatCCATTTTTAAGTTTACCATTTGGTTTCGGTCCCCGTTCTTGCATTGCAAGAAGACTGGCTGAGcaaaatatgtgtattatattaattcgG ttaATTCGTGATTTTCAAATACAATGGAAGGGTCGAGAATTGGGGATCAGAACATTACTTATAAACAAGCCAGATCAACCAGTAACTTTGTCATTTGTGCCAAGACGTTTATAA
- the LOC115442495 gene encoding titin-like — protein sequence LIIIISVVAAIPNPPQVEVIVNETIISPELPIITPVEVIVEEPIEVIVPPPPPSLIPVIPEVPEVSVLIKDLPPAPILPPLVLPKIPVWVEESVEVVPPCEEKEIIITEVKPLPPVVIPQPPSLPPLVLPPKISVSEIEIKSQQPVDTVVEVPLVPKKDISMEYSKVKLTNEESLQVIPSSVAEIDFKINEIPSSIEFPDFDKLLSVGEDKTVIMVPPSPELPVIEIPKPISEVLLIEKDKELVLPTQIPTDCARNIVLERVLPNMISKKTVTKSLEIISFPAAKYPVIAPLFPAL from the exons ttaataattattattt CCGTTGTCGCTGCCATTCCAAACCCTCCTCAAGTAGAAGTAATTGTGAATGAAACTATAATATCACCCGAATTGCCAATTATCACACCTGTGGAAGTCATTGTTGAAGAGCCAATTGAGGTAATTGTCCCTCCTCCTCCACCGTCTCTTATTCCCGTCATTCCTGAAGTGCCTGAAGTatcagttttaataaaagacCTTCCGCCTGCTCCTATTTTGCCTCCTTTGGTGCTTCCTAAAATTCCTGTATGGGTAGAAGAATCTGTTGAGGTCGTTCCGCCTTGTGAAGAAAAGGAAATCATTATTACCGAAGTCAAGCCTTTACCACCAGTTGTCATTCCACAACCTCCATCACTCCCGCCTCTTGTTTTACCACCAAAAATTTCTGTGTCGGAAATTGAAATCAAATCGCAGCAGCCCGTCGACACAGTAGTTGAAGTGCCACTTGTACCAAAAAAGGACATATCAATGGAGTATTCCAAAGTGAAATTAACCAACGAAGAATCATTACAGGTAATACCATCTAGTGTCGCGGAAATTGATTTTAAGATTAATGAAATTCCAAGTTCGATCGAATTCCCTGACTTCGACAAACTACTCTCCGTTGGTGAAGATAAAACAGTGATCATGGTGCCGCCTAGTCCAGAATTACCTGTAATTGAAATTCCAAAGCCAATCAGCGAAGTGCTTCTAATTGAAAAGGATAAGGAACTTGTACTACCAACACAAATTCCAACTGACTGCGCCCGTAATATTGTTTTGGAGCGTGTTTTGCCCAATATGATTAGCAAGAAAACCGTAACTAAGAGCTTAGAAATTATATCCTTTCCTGCAGCCAAATACCCAGTTATTGCACCTTTATTCCCGGCTTTGTAA
- the LOC119190751 gene encoding flexible cuticle protein 12-like, whose protein sequence is MNKIVIFITLAFSSSILSAPSRVDLRGLRTLPAIKHEHLQDEFGQYALRYVTAEGTIVSEKGQLIASPDGTGHVMIMEGEVIYIGEDGKTYVTKYTAGLDGVKVEGDHLPVAPTVPPVDSSAPVEITTASADEPAPAAGVTLPDAPTVPSIASTVAA, encoded by the exons atgaacaaa ATCGTGATTTTCATTACACTAGCTTTTAGCTCCAGTATCCTCAGTGCCCCTAGTAGAGTAGACCTAAGAGGTCTCAGGACTCTTCCCGCAATAAAACATGAACACCTACAAGACGAATTCGGACAATATGCTCTTCGGTATGTTACGGCTGAAGGTACTATAGTTTCAGAGAAAGGCCAGTTAATTGCTAGTCCTGATGGTACTGGCCATGTTATGATTATGGAAGGCGAAGTGATATATATTGGCGAGGACGGCAAGACTTACGTTACAAAGTATACTGCTGGACTCGATGGTGTGAAAGTTGAGGGAGATCACTTGCCTGTCGCACCCACCGTGCCTCCGGTAGACTCATCTGCGCCTGTTGAAATAACTACGGCTTCAGCTGATGAGCCGGCTCCTGCGGCTGGCGTCACTTTACCAGATGCACCTACCGTGCCATCCATCGCCTCAACTGTTGCTGCTTAA